One segment of Stomatobaculum sp. F0698 DNA contains the following:
- a CDS encoding helix-turn-helix domain-containing protein, which translates to MILADKIIDERKKNGWSQEELAEQLGVSRQSVSKWESAGSVPDLKKVIQMAELFGVSTDYLLKDELEKENRDVVETSGSDADSPLRRVSMEEANAFLNAKRETAPRLANTVSLFILSPVALLLLAVIAESPDYNLAEGPAMAVGLAVLLLLTAVGVFIQITDRNKLSRFEYLEREPFETEYGVSGMVKEKKRDYESRYSLGLAGGTVICIVAVIPLLVAGVMETSDLVLILCVDLLLALVALGVNLIVRVSTVKESYDTILQDGDYAKNKKRIQAKMGAFSAAYWCLTTAIYIGWSTWRQDWGESCVIWAVAGVLYAGAYGIVRMVLKADEN; encoded by the coding sequence ATGATTTTGGCGGATAAGATTATAGACGAGAGAAAGAAGAACGGGTGGTCCCAGGAGGAACTGGCCGAGCAGCTCGGTGTATCGAGGCAGTCGGTCTCCAAATGGGAGAGCGCGGGTTCGGTGCCGGATCTCAAAAAGGTCATTCAGATGGCAGAGCTCTTTGGCGTGAGCACGGATTACCTTCTAAAGGATGAGCTGGAGAAGGAAAACCGGGACGTAGTCGAAACATCCGGGAGTGACGCAGACAGTCCGTTGCGTCGGGTGAGCATGGAGGAGGCCAATGCGTTTTTGAACGCAAAGCGGGAGACAGCGCCCCGACTCGCGAATACGGTCAGCTTGTTCATCTTAAGTCCGGTCGCATTGCTTCTGCTTGCCGTAATCGCCGAAAGTCCGGACTACAACTTGGCGGAAGGTCCGGCGATGGCAGTCGGTTTGGCGGTTCTGCTGCTCCTCACGGCGGTAGGTGTATTCATTCAGATTACAGACCGGAATAAATTGAGCCGTTTTGAATACTTGGAGCGGGAGCCATTTGAAACCGAATACGGTGTGAGCGGCATGGTGAAGGAGAAGAAGCGGGATTACGAGAGTCGCTATTCGCTGGGACTTGCCGGCGGCACCGTAATCTGCATTGTGGCGGTGATTCCGCTCCTGGTTGCGGGCGTTATGGAGACAAGCGACTTGGTTTTGATTCTCTGTGTGGACCTCTTGCTCGCGCTGGTTGCGTTGGGGGTAAACCTGATTGTGCGTGTCAGCACGGTCAAAGAGAGTTACGACACCATACTCCAGGATGGGGATTACGCCAAGAATAAAAAGCGCATACAGGCAAAGATGGGAGCCTTTTCCGCCGCGTACTGGTGCCTCACAACCGCAATCTATATCGGCTGGAGCACTTGGAGGCAGGACTGGGGGGAGTCCTGCGTTATTTGGGCGGTGGCGGGTGTCCTCTATGCGGGCGCTTACGGAATTGTGCGTATGGTGCTGAAGGCGGATGAAAACTGA
- a CDS encoding nucleotidyl transferase AbiEii/AbiGii toxin family protein, whose amino-acid sequence MNLYEEIEKIKAFGYNEQNAQSKLEQDIVLKAIADSGMAQSATIKGGVVMRSISGNARRATQDLDLDFIRYSISDDSIRRFVDKLNCIDSLTIKLNGNIIELNHHDYKGKRIFISVTDTEGTAISLKMDLGVHKDLSIEQDEYAFDVGFQEDAVSLLINSPAQMITEKLKSMARFGVHNTRYKDVYDICYLSERVDMEQLKDCIQKYIFDDPTLRNVSDIKAIITRIERMFTDSGYLRELHKSDKNWLDISDDAALERDLVFLKSITF is encoded by the coding sequence ATGAACCTGTATGAAGAAATAGAAAAGATCAAGGCGTTCGGCTACAATGAGCAGAACGCCCAGTCAAAGCTCGAACAGGACATCGTGCTAAAGGCCATAGCTGACAGCGGTATGGCGCAGAGTGCCACGATAAAGGGCGGCGTTGTCATGAGGAGCATTTCCGGCAATGCGCGGCGTGCTACTCAGGATCTCGACCTGGATTTCATCCGATATTCCATATCCGATGATTCGATTCGCAGATTTGTGGATAAACTCAACTGCATCGACAGTCTGACCATAAAGCTTAACGGAAATATCATTGAACTCAATCATCATGACTACAAGGGAAAACGCATCTTCATTTCCGTCACCGATACAGAGGGAACCGCCATATCCCTGAAAATGGATCTGGGCGTACATAAGGATCTTTCCATAGAGCAGGATGAATATGCTTTTGACGTAGGCTTCCAGGAAGATGCTGTAAGCCTTCTCATAAACTCTCCGGCACAGATGATCACGGAAAAACTCAAATCCATGGCAAGGTTCGGAGTCCACAATACAAGATACAAGGACGTCTACGATATCTGCTATCTGAGCGAACGTGTAGACATGGAGCAGCTGAAAGACTGCATTCAAAAATACATTTTTGACGATCCAACACTAAGGAATGTATCAGATATAAAGGCGATCATCACCAGAATAGAGCGGATGTTTACAGATTCAGGCTATCTGCGGGAGCTTCACAAATCCGATAAGAACTGGCTTGATATTTCTGATGATGCGGCTCTGGAAAGAGATCTTGTCTTTTTAAAGAGCATTACCTTTTAG
- a CDS encoding NUDIX hydrolase, translating into MEEIFDICDEAGAPTGATVSRTLAHRDGILHRTAHIWVLREEAGKKQVLLQKRSKNKDSFPSCLDTSSAGHIQAGHEPLVSALRELREELGIEAAPSDLKPIGTFRISYQKEFHGALFRDEEVAFVYVYEKPVDTEALKLQPEELESVLWQDYEKVVEAVAQRNPAYCVPRGGLLLVGKYLGFSSN; encoded by the coding sequence ATGGAAGAGATATTTGACATCTGCGACGAGGCGGGAGCGCCGACCGGTGCCACGGTGTCCCGCACGCTTGCGCACCGGGATGGCATTCTGCACCGCACGGCGCATATCTGGGTGCTGCGGGAAGAGGCGGGTAAAAAGCAGGTCCTGCTGCAGAAGCGAAGTAAGAATAAGGATTCATTTCCCTCCTGTCTCGATACCTCCTCGGCGGGGCATATTCAGGCTGGGCATGAACCGCTTGTCTCTGCCCTTCGAGAACTCCGGGAGGAACTCGGCATCGAGGCAGCACCCTCTGACTTAAAGCCGATTGGGACGTTTCGTATCTCCTATCAAAAGGAATTCCACGGCGCCCTCTTCCGGGATGAGGAAGTGGCCTTCGTCTATGTCTACGAAAAGCCGGTGGACACGGAGGCTCTGAAGTTACAGCCCGAAGAGCTGGAGAGCGTGCTCTGGCAGGATTACGAGAAGGTCGTAGAGGCCGTAGCGCAGCGGAATCCCGCTTACTGTGTGCCGCGTGGCGGGCTTCTGTTGGTCGGGAAGTATCTGGGATTTTCGTCAAACTAG
- a CDS encoding ABC transporter ATP-binding protein — MIYCVDQLTKSFGKHTALRNLCVEISEPGIYGILGPNGAGKSTFIKLMLKILTPSSGKIYYNGKNIEHAGNDYFRNIGAVLEGNRNLYWYMSAKENLRYYGRLMGLADNVIRNRTEELLSVMDLQGHENKKVGYCSRGMQQKVALMTALIHSPKILFLDEPTLGLDLTTKLSVISEIQKMSEQGTTVFLTTHQIDVLERLTNKLIILENGVATYQGSIDALVNAHKGQQRTEYTLPYTKETVETLASLMPSEAIRIHEEKNQIHLNLSESEEAFAYSLIQMCAEKQIRIIAVTPETPTLEEVLISFWRNHHG, encoded by the coding sequence ATGATTTACTGTGTTGATCAACTTACGAAGTCATTTGGGAAGCATACCGCACTCAGAAATCTGTGCGTTGAGATAAGCGAACCCGGAATTTACGGGATTCTGGGGCCGAACGGCGCCGGAAAAAGCACCTTTATCAAGCTGATGTTAAAGATATTAACGCCAAGCTCCGGGAAGATCTACTATAACGGCAAAAACATCGAACACGCCGGAAATGATTATTTTAGGAATATCGGTGCCGTACTTGAAGGAAATCGAAATTTGTATTGGTATATGTCTGCCAAGGAAAATTTGCGTTATTACGGACGCTTAATGGGTCTGGCCGACAACGTCATTCGAAACCGGACAGAGGAATTGCTCTCTGTGATGGATTTACAGGGGCACGAGAACAAAAAAGTGGGCTATTGCTCCAGAGGAATGCAGCAAAAAGTCGCCTTGATGACAGCACTCATTCATTCCCCTAAAATTTTGTTTCTGGATGAGCCCACCTTAGGCTTGGATTTAACAACGAAGTTAAGTGTTATTTCTGAAATCCAAAAGATGTCAGAACAGGGCACGACTGTTTTTTTGACGACACACCAGATTGATGTATTGGAGCGCCTTACAAATAAGCTCATCATCTTAGAAAACGGCGTTGCCACCTATCAGGGTAGCATCGATGCTCTTGTAAATGCGCACAAGGGGCAACAACGTACGGAATACACCTTGCCCTATACGAAAGAAACCGTTGAGACGCTCGCATCTCTTATGCCCTCGGAAGCAATCCGAATCCATGAAGAAAAAAATCAAATTCATTTGAATCTTTCCGAGTCCGAGGAAGCTTTTGCGTACTCTCTTATACAAATGTGTGCAGAGAAGCAGATAAGAATCATAGCTGTCACACCGGAAACGCCGACCTTGGAGGAGGTTCTCATTTCTTTTTGGAGGAATCATCATGGCTAA
- a CDS encoding type IV toxin-antitoxin system AbiEi family antitoxin domain-containing protein, protein MLLTYQECLKKYGSDYQIKKEIGSGALFMKEKGIYSTKRNASEIDVIMRKYPKAVYTGKSAFYYHSLTDVIPDHYYLATRRTDTRIKDPRVIQSFLTDEIFDAGITEIQYNNSNIRIYDRERMLIELMRFRSRIPLDYYKEIINNYRKISFELDFGIVEEYAAMFKSSAKLMNMIQMEVL, encoded by the coding sequence ATGCTTTTGACCTATCAGGAATGCCTGAAGAAATACGGAAGCGATTATCAAATAAAAAAGGAAATCGGAAGCGGCGCTCTATTCATGAAGGAAAAGGGGATCTATTCCACCAAGCGGAATGCTTCCGAAATAGATGTGATCATGCGGAAATACCCGAAAGCGGTATATACCGGGAAAAGTGCTTTTTACTACCATTCCCTTACCGATGTAATCCCGGATCATTATTACCTTGCGACCAGACGAACGGATACAAGGATAAAGGATCCCCGCGTCATTCAATCTTTCCTGACAGACGAAATATTTGATGCCGGCATCACAGAGATACAATACAACAATTCCAACATCCGTATATATGACAGGGAGCGTATGTTGATCGAGCTTATGAGATTTAGGTCCAGGATACCGCTGGACTATTATAAGGAGATCATCAATAATTACCGCAAGATTTCCTTCGAGCTGGATTTCGGAATCGTTGAGGAATATGCCGCCATGTTCAAAAGCAGCGCAAAACTGATGAATATGATACAGATGGAGGTGCTCTGA
- a CDS encoding XRE family transcriptional regulator, translating into MECIGAIITAYRKKAHMSQLELAARLREEGIDVTSKTISAWETGRNEISARIFLHLCRILEIPDCLEEYFGHNPNNPLALLNAAGKEKALSYIDLLIHPQSYVKEPRITPYTTASSQKDGTKKLRLYDARVSAGTGDFLDSDYYTTIEVPEQEARGADFAVTVSGDSMEPLFRDHDMVYVHRQETLEDGEIGIFSLNDMAYLKKFKGSSDGTFLISLNPNYAPIPVDSNRDSFRIFGKVCRTR; encoded by the coding sequence ATGGAATGCATAGGCGCAATCATCACAGCCTATCGGAAGAAGGCGCATATGTCGCAGCTTGAACTTGCGGCACGGCTTCGGGAAGAAGGCATTGACGTCACCTCGAAAACCATCTCCGCCTGGGAGACCGGCAGAAATGAGATTTCCGCGCGCATTTTCCTGCATCTCTGCCGCATTCTGGAGATTCCCGACTGTCTCGAGGAATACTTCGGGCACAATCCGAACAATCCGCTTGCCCTTTTGAATGCGGCCGGAAAGGAAAAAGCCCTCTCCTACATCGACTTGTTGATTCATCCGCAGAGCTATGTGAAGGAGCCGCGCATCACGCCTTACACGACCGCGTCGAGTCAAAAAGACGGCACCAAAAAACTCCGGCTCTACGACGCGAGAGTTTCCGCCGGAACCGGAGATTTTCTGGATTCGGATTACTACACGACGATAGAAGTGCCCGAACAGGAAGCAAGAGGGGCGGATTTTGCCGTCACCGTAAGCGGCGACAGCATGGAACCCCTCTTTCGAGATCACGACATGGTCTATGTACATAGGCAGGAAACGTTGGAAGACGGAGAAATCGGCATCTTCTCTCTCAACGACATGGCCTACCTCAAGAAGTTCAAGGGCAGTTCGGACGGCACGTTTTTGATTTCGCTGAATCCGAACTATGCACCGATTCCGGTGGATTCGAACCGCGATTCCTTCCGCATCTTCGGAAAGGTCTGTCGGACAAGGTAA
- a CDS encoding helix-turn-helix transcriptional regulator, with the protein MKVRKEAGISRTRVAEDLSVDVKTLYRYEYGVQCPNVYTALRLAAYYQRSVQELFPPEGGF; encoded by the coding sequence ATGAAAGTACGAAAAGAGGCAGGTATTTCCCGCACCCGTGTGGCCGAGGATCTCTCTGTCGATGTCAAGACGCTGTACCGCTACGAGTACGGCGTGCAATGCCCGAATGTATACACAGCCCTGCGCCTCGCGGCATACTATCAGCGGAGCGTGCAGGAACTGTTTCCGCCGGAGGGCGGTTTTTGA
- a CDS encoding TIGR03905 family TSCPD domain-containing protein: protein MKRYSYQTRGVCAKQISFELEDKRLHNVVFHGGCPGNTSAISRLLEGRDAAEAASLLRGNDCDGRGTSCADQLAIAVEEALQQAGVIASSM, encoded by the coding sequence ATGAAACGCTATTCGTATCAAACACGCGGTGTCTGCGCAAAACAAATCAGCTTCGAACTCGAAGACAAGCGGCTGCACAACGTCGTATTCCACGGCGGATGTCCCGGCAATACCTCTGCCATCAGCAGGCTGCTTGAGGGCAGGGATGCGGCCGAGGCAGCCTCACTTCTCCGAGGAAACGATTGCGACGGCCGCGGAACCTCCTGCGCCGATCAGCTGGCAATCGCCGTAGAGGAGGCCTTACAGCAAGCGGGCGTCATTGCTTCTTCGATGTAA
- a CDS encoding DUF1697 domain-containing protein: MRYILLLRGINVGGKNKVVMHEFIDLLAAAGFEAPASYINSGNLFFSSDDHKESCISKIRALLEKHYDFSVPFALLTKEEYLEERAALPAWWHGEMARRDVLFYACGMDADKIRDFIEKAALYNEVVHLGRHAVFWGKYDEAEYLKTIYHKKLMKQAFYREVTIRSGNTYEKIAEILENET; encoded by the coding sequence TTGCGATATATTCTTTTACTGCGCGGCATCAATGTGGGCGGCAAGAATAAAGTAGTGATGCATGAATTCATCGATTTACTTGCGGCGGCGGGGTTTGAAGCGCCTGCATCTTACATTAACAGCGGAAATTTATTTTTTAGCAGTGACGACCACAAAGAGAGCTGTATCTCAAAAATCAGAGCACTCTTGGAAAAGCATTATGATTTTTCCGTCCCGTTTGCCCTGCTCACAAAAGAGGAATACTTGGAAGAGCGGGCAGCGTTGCCTGCGTGGTGGCATGGAGAGATGGCTAGAAGAGATGTTTTGTTCTACGCCTGCGGGATGGATGCGGATAAGATACGGGACTTCATCGAAAAAGCCGCTCTGTACAACGAAGTTGTGCACCTCGGGAGGCACGCGGTATTCTGGGGCAAATACGATGAGGCGGAGTACCTGAAAACGATTTATCATAAAAAGCTGATGAAGCAGGCGTTTTACAGGGAAGTCACCATACGAAGCGGAAATACATATGAAAAAATTGCGGAAATCCTCGAAAACGAAACATAA
- a CDS encoding helix-turn-helix transcriptional regulator, with amino-acid sequence MNDSLVLKNKLKEMRAERGLSQAQLAAMVGVSRNTISSIETGQFTPTAKLALVLCMALDKKFEEIFYF; translated from the coding sequence ATGAACGATAGCTTAGTACTCAAAAACAAGCTGAAGGAAATGCGCGCGGAGAGGGGCTTATCGCAAGCGCAGCTGGCTGCAATGGTCGGCGTATCCCGCAATACCATCAGTTCCATTGAAACAGGACAGTTCACGCCGACGGCAAAATTGGCATTGGTTCTATGTATGGCTTTGGATAAGAAATTCGAGGAGATTTTTTATTTCTAG
- a CDS encoding ABC transporter permease, producing MAKIRRCFSAELRKYYLEAKCYYPDHIVNLFVLFIMFVGFFKLFSNSAERPNSAYYIGFVYWFYANGIIGESSMAISSEKQSGTFEQLLIKPTGLSGILFCRAVCWLLFQSVEIILVMSAIHVLFSIPMAFSWMVLPIFAITMLGLVGISYFLSALTLIFTKTASFISIASYLLLFFSGVVDGSNIQGFAYYVLPLSQGIHISRSILEGNMVSVFDVGLLVLNSLAYLFAGLSAFHFVMRHGRKKGISMEY from the coding sequence ATGGCTAAGATAAGGCGTTGCTTTAGCGCTGAGTTGCGAAAATACTATTTGGAAGCGAAATGCTATTATCCGGATCACATCGTCAACTTATTCGTGCTGTTTATCATGTTCGTCGGCTTCTTCAAACTATTTTCAAACTCTGCTGAACGCCCCAACTCTGCATATTACATAGGCTTCGTGTATTGGTTTTACGCCAACGGCATCATCGGCGAATCTTCCATGGCGATTTCATCCGAGAAGCAGAGCGGAACGTTTGAACAGTTGCTGATAAAGCCCACCGGTCTCTCCGGCATTTTATTTTGCAGAGCCGTCTGCTGGTTGCTGTTTCAGTCCGTCGAAATCATTTTGGTCATGTCGGCAATTCATGTATTGTTTTCTATCCCCATGGCTTTCTCATGGATGGTTCTCCCCATATTTGCGATTACTATGCTGGGGCTCGTCGGAATATCCTATTTTCTTTCGGCCTTGACACTGATTTTTACCAAAACCGCTTCGTTCATATCCATTGCAAGCTATTTACTCTTGTTCTTTTCGGGAGTGGTGGATGGAAGCAACATTCAAGGCTTTGCCTACTATGTTCTGCCGCTTTCACAAGGCATTCATATTTCACGCAGCATCCTCGAAGGGAACATGGTTTCCGTTTTTGATGTCGGGCTACTCGTACTTAATTCGCTCGCCTATCTTTTCGCCGGTCTATCGGCATTTCACTTTGTGATGAGACACGGCAGAAAAAAGGGTATCAGTATGGAGTACTAA
- the dinB gene encoding DNA polymerase IV: MADRIILHVDCNCFYAAVEMLYHPEFAGKPLAVGGDAEKRHGIVLTANYIAKRRGVKTGMALWQARQCCPDLIFVPPRMYLYLRFSRMARNIYRDYSDKVESFGLDECWIDLTDCCAILGDRTKTIENGYRIAAEISGRVRRELGITVSIGVSWNKIYAKLGSDYKKPDAITVFDRDNYRKLIFPLPVSELLYVGRKTAKKLAGCGIHTIGELATADPTYLHRIFGKVGLMLSVFARGEDQTPVNDLGVEAPIKSVGNSTTTPRDLVNNEDVRLVLYLLSESISERLRRNGFEGQLVSVYVRDTELMGVHRQKKLAAVTNISAEIAAAAFSVFRELYRWEKPIRSIGISVGALQAENRPRQLSLFVDERQRERQMLADRMVSAIRSRYGYFAVQRGIMYEDKYLSSLNASAEDHMIHPHSYLEHGNRSGCETALIARGR; the protein is encoded by the coding sequence ATGGCGGATCGTATCATTTTACACGTGGACTGCAATTGTTTTTACGCCGCGGTGGAGATGCTCTACCATCCGGAGTTTGCGGGCAAGCCACTCGCGGTCGGCGGGGATGCGGAAAAGCGGCACGGGATTGTGCTCACGGCCAACTATATTGCGAAGCGTAGGGGTGTTAAGACCGGCATGGCGCTCTGGCAGGCGCGGCAATGTTGTCCGGATTTGATTTTTGTTCCGCCGAGAATGTATCTCTACCTCCGCTTTTCCCGCATGGCAAGGAATATTTACCGGGACTACTCGGATAAGGTAGAGAGCTTTGGCCTCGATGAGTGTTGGATTGACCTGACCGACTGCTGTGCGATTTTGGGTGACAGGACAAAGACCATAGAGAACGGCTACCGCATTGCTGCGGAAATCAGCGGGCGAGTGCGCCGGGAGCTCGGTATTACGGTGAGCATAGGTGTGTCCTGGAATAAGATTTACGCAAAGCTTGGGAGCGATTATAAGAAGCCGGACGCGATTACGGTCTTTGACCGGGATAATTATCGAAAACTTATTTTCCCGCTCCCGGTTTCGGAGCTCTTGTACGTCGGAAGAAAGACAGCCAAAAAGCTGGCAGGCTGCGGGATACACACGATAGGAGAGCTTGCGACGGCAGATCCGACCTATTTGCACCGTATCTTTGGCAAAGTCGGGCTGATGCTCTCCGTGTTTGCGCGGGGGGAGGATCAAACCCCGGTGAACGATCTCGGCGTGGAGGCCCCGATTAAAAGTGTCGGAAACAGCACGACAACGCCGCGGGATTTGGTGAACAACGAAGATGTGCGCTTGGTCTTATATCTGCTCTCGGAGAGCATCTCGGAACGCCTGCGCAGGAACGGCTTTGAGGGGCAGCTCGTTTCCGTCTATGTGCGGGATACAGAGCTCATGGGGGTCCATCGACAGAAAAAACTCGCGGCGGTGACCAATATTTCCGCGGAGATTGCAGCGGCGGCATTCTCCGTTTTCCGGGAACTCTATCGCTGGGAGAAGCCGATTCGAAGCATCGGCATCAGCGTCGGCGCTTTGCAGGCGGAGAATCGACCGCGCCAGCTCTCCCTCTTTGTCGATGAGAGGCAGCGGGAGCGGCAGATGTTGGCCGACCGTATGGTGAGCGCAATCCGCAGCCGTTACGGCTATTTTGCCGTGCAGCGCGGCATCATGTATGAGGACAAGTACCTTTCCTCCCTGAATGCGAGCGCGGAGGATCACATGATACATCCGCACTCCTATCTGGAGCACGGAAACCGAAGCGGTTGTGAGACCGCATTGATTGCGAGAGGCAGGTGA
- a CDS encoding DUF6442 family protein, with the protein MDKEEILERSRRENEKLDERERDALAASGKMAFLVGGIICVLIIALEWNFRRRIATEIWAVYASMYGTNELIQYFRLRKISHLIFALLQLAMAVFFFGMFFMSLVR; encoded by the coding sequence ATGGACAAGGAAGAAATTCTGGAGAGAAGCCGAAGAGAAAACGAAAAACTGGATGAGAGAGAAAGGGATGCACTTGCCGCAAGCGGAAAGATGGCATTTCTGGTTGGCGGGATTATCTGTGTCCTTATCATTGCTTTGGAATGGAACTTCCGAAGGCGCATAGCAACGGAAATCTGGGCTGTGTATGCTTCTATGTACGGAACAAATGAGCTGATTCAATATTTTCGACTCAGGAAAATATCGCATTTGATTTTTGCCTTGTTGCAACTCGCAATGGCGGTGTTTTTTTTCGGGATGTTTTTTATGAGCTTGGTCCGGTAA
- a CDS encoding CsbD family protein, with product MSLEDKIDQLKGAVKEGVGKISGDVKAEKEGAAEQATAKAKEVAEDAKKAAEEAAEKASAKAKEVAGNVKDALEGTLDGVKNILNKDKE from the coding sequence ATGTCTCTTGAAGATAAGATCGATCAGCTGAAGGGTGCTGTCAAAGAAGGTGTCGGTAAGATTTCCGGCGATGTAAAGGCAGAGAAGGAAGGCGCTGCGGAGCAGGCGACCGCGAAGGCAAAGGAAGTCGCGGAAGATGCCAAGAAGGCAGCGGAAGAGGCGGCGGAGAAGGCATCCGCCAAGGCAAAGGAAGTTGCCGGAAATGTGAAGGATGCATTGGAAGGAACGCTTGACGGCGTCAAGAATATTCTGAACAAGGACAAAGAATAA
- a CDS encoding metallophosphoesterase family protein, producing MHFYITGDTHGNFSRIAEFCRTQHTTREDVLIILGDVGLNYFLDERDKRLKEKVAALDITLFCIHGNHEARPWEAEGYEEKLWMGARVYAEPDYPNLLFAKDGEIYTMRGKRVLAIGGAYSVDKEYRLSYGYRWFESEQPSEEIKAYTGRQLKAADWCVDYVLSHTVPIDFEPVWSFLPGLDQSKVDKSTEKWLQTIHERLEIREGWFAGHYHCQCEGNGLRILFEDYGEICREEETSAEGGMPTEGTL from the coding sequence ATGCATTTTTACATCACCGGCGATACGCACGGGAACTTTTCGCGCATTGCGGAATTTTGCCGTACGCAGCACACAACGCGGGAAGATGTACTGATTATCCTTGGCGATGTCGGGCTCAACTATTTTCTGGACGAGAGAGATAAGCGGCTCAAGGAAAAGGTGGCGGCGCTTGACATCACCCTCTTTTGTATCCACGGAAACCACGAGGCGAGACCTTGGGAGGCGGAGGGCTATGAAGAGAAGCTGTGGATGGGCGCGCGCGTATACGCAGAACCCGACTATCCGAATCTGCTCTTTGCAAAGGACGGGGAGATCTATACGATGCGCGGAAAGCGTGTCCTCGCAATCGGCGGCGCTTACTCCGTAGACAAGGAATATCGGCTGAGCTACGGCTACCGCTGGTTTGAGAGCGAGCAGCCGAGCGAGGAAATCAAGGCCTATACGGGGCGGCAGCTCAAGGCGGCAGATTGGTGTGTCGACTATGTCCTTTCGCACACGGTGCCGATTGATTTTGAGCCTGTGTGGAGCTTTCTTCCCGGCCTCGATCAATCGAAGGTCGATAAGAGTACGGAAAAATGGTTACAGACCATCCATGAGCGTCTGGAAATTCGTGAGGGCTGGTTTGCGGGGCATTATCACTGTCAGTGTGAGGGAAACGGCCTTCGCATCCTGTTTGAAGACTACGGGGAAATCTGTCGCGAAGAGGAAACTTCGGCAGAGGGAGGCATGCCTACGGAGGGGACGCTATGA
- a CDS encoding DNA alkylation repair protein codes for MNIREELFALRDEEYAAFQQKLIPGVPAERVIGVRVPELRKLAKQVSKDPSRAAFLEDLPHAYYDEDLLHALLIAEEKDFVRCLEATEAFLPFIDNWAVCDIFSPKVFAKHKEELLQRIRIWTKSEKTYICRFGIGMLMQHFLDADFDAAYLEIPAAVQSEEYYVNMMLAWFFATALAKQWEVTIPYLENKRLARWTHNKAIQKARESYRITAEQKAYLKTLKC; via the coding sequence ATGAATATCCGAGAAGAACTCTTTGCGCTTCGGGACGAGGAATATGCGGCATTTCAACAAAAGTTAATACCGGGTGTTCCCGCGGAGCGCGTCATCGGCGTCCGTGTGCCGGAACTCAGGAAGCTCGCAAAGCAGGTTTCCAAAGACCCCTCCCGCGCGGCCTTTTTGGAAGACCTGCCGCATGCCTATTACGATGAAGACCTGCTCCACGCCCTCCTCATCGCGGAGGAGAAGGATTTTGTGCGCTGCCTCGAGGCGACAGAAGCCTTTCTGCCCTTCATAGACAACTGGGCGGTCTGCGATATTTTTTCGCCCAAGGTCTTTGCAAAGCACAAAGAGGAGCTGTTACAGCGCATCCGTATCTGGACAAAATCGGAAAAAACCTATATCTGCCGCTTCGGAATCGGGATGCTGATGCAGCATTTTCTGGATGCGGATTTTGATGCCGCATATCTGGAAATCCCGGCGGCGGTGCAATCCGAGGAATATTATGTAAATATGATGCTCGCCTGGTTCTTTGCAACGGCACTCGCAAAGCAGTGGGAGGTAACCATCCCCTATCTGGAAAACAAGCGGCTTGCGCGGTGGACACACAATAAGGCGATACAGAAGGCGCGGGAGAGCTATCGCATTACGGCGGAACAGAAAGCCTACCTAAAGACCTTGAAGTGCTGA